The Spiribacter roseus genome includes the window ACGTCATCATCGGCGCCGGCTCGGCCGGCGCCGTGCTCGCCCACCGGCTGACCGAGGATCCGGACTGCCGGGTGCTGCTGCTGGAAGCCGGGCCCATGGATTACAGCCTCTGGATTCACATGCCCTCGGCCTTCGACAAGCCCATGGGCAGCCGGCGCTACAACTGGGGCTACGCCACCGAGCCCGAGCCGGCCATGGACAACCGGCGCATGGACTGCCCGCGCGGCCACGTGCTGGGCGGGTCCTCCTCGATCAACGGCATGGCCTATGTGCGCGGCAATGCCCTCGACTATGAGGGCTGGGCGGATGACTTCGGCCTCGAGCAGTGGCGCTACTCGAAAGTGCTGCCGTACTTCCGCCGCGCCGAGGACTTTGATCAGGGCGCCAATGACTACCACGGCAGCGGCGGCCCCCTGCATGTGACCACCGGGGCGATGCGCAATCCGCTCTATCGGGCCTTCGTCGACGCCGGTGTGGCGGCCGGCTACCCCGAGACCGACGACATGAACGGCTATCAGCAGGAGGGCTTCGGGCCCATGTTCATGACCACGCGCAACGGGGTGCGCTGGTCCACCGCCAACGCCTATCTGCGCCCGATCATGCGCCGGCCCAATCTGACCCTGCGCACCGGGGCGCTCACCGAGACCCTGCAGTTCGATGCCGACCGGGTCATCGGCGTGCGCTACCGCTATCGGCGCGAGACCCATGAGGCACGGGTCGACCGCGAGGTGCTGCTGTGCGCCGGGGCCATCAACTCGCCGCAGATCCTGATGCGCTCGGGCATCGGTCCCGCAGCGGCACTGCAGGACCACGGCATCGACGTCCAGCAGGATCTGCCCGGCGTCGGCGAAAACCTCCAGGACCACCTCGAGGTTTACGTGCAGTACGCCTGCCGCGAGCCGATCACCCTGTTCAGCGCCCTCAAGCCCTGGAACCAGGCGCGCATCGGCATCCAGTGGCTGACCACCCGCGGCGGGCTGGGGGCCACCAACCACTTCGAGTCGGGCGGGTTCATCCGCAGCGAAGCGGGCGTGCCCTATCCCAACCTGCAGTATCACTTCATGCCCATCGCGCTCAGCTACGACGGCAGCGTGTCGGCGGACTGCCACGGCTTTCAGGCCCACGTCGGGCCCATGCGCCCCGAGAGCCGCGGCCGCGTCACCCTGTCGGGGGCGGATCCCGAGGCGGCCCCGCGAATCGTATTCAACTACATGGCCAGCGAACGCGACCGGCGGGAGATGCGCGCCGCCGTGCGCCTGACCCGCGAGGTCATCGAGCAGTCCCCCATGGACCGGTTCCGCGAGCGCCCCCTGTCCCCCGGGCCCGAGGTGCAGAGTGACGCCGAGATCGACGCCTGGGTGCGGGCCAATGGCGAGAGTGCCTATCACCCCAGCGGCACCTGCCGGATGGGAACGGCCGGCGATCCGCAGGCGGTGGTCGATGGCGACGGCCGGGTGCACGGCGTCGCGGGCCTGCGGGTGATCGATGCCTCGATCATGCCGCGCATCGCCAGCGGCAACCTCAATGCGCCCACCATCATGATCGCCGAAAAGCTCGCCGACCGGCTGCGTGGCCGGGCGACCCTCGACGAGCCGCAGCCCTGGTACCAGGCGGCCGACTGGTCGACGCGGCAACGCTGATACGGATCGTCTTCTGCGGTACAATGCTGCTATGCAACATAGTTCCAGCAGGAGTTCCGGCCGATGACAGTCCGCAACCTCGATTACCTTTTCAAGCCGCGCTCAATCGCCATCGTCGGCGCCAGCCGGCGGCCCGGATCGGTCGGCGCGGTACTGGCCCGCAACCTGTTCAACGGCGGCTTCGACGGCCCGATCATGCCGGTCAACCCCAAGCACCAGTCCATCGAGGGGGTGCTGAGCTACAAATCCATTGATGAGCTGCCGGTCACCCCGGATCTGGCGGTGGTCTGCACCCCGCCCAAGACCGTGCCCGAGGTGGTCCGCCAGCTGGCCGAACGCGGCACCCGCGGCGTGGTGGTCATCACCGCCGGCTTCGGCGAGGGCGACGATGACGAGGGCATGGAACTGCGACAGCAGGCGCTGGATGCCGCGCGCCCGCATCTGACCCGCATCATCGGCCCCAACTGCCTGGGCATTCTGGTCCCCGGGTTCGGCCTCAATGCCAGCTTCGCCCATCTGGCGCCCCCCGAGGGCCGCATCGCCTTCGTCACCCAGTCCGGCGCGATCGTCACGTCGGTGCTCGACTGGGCCGAGCGTCGCGGGATCGGGTTTTCGCACATGATCTCGCTGGGCGACATGGCCGACGTCGACTTCGGCGATACCATCGACTATCTCGCCAGCGACCCCAACACTCGGGCCATCCTGCTCTATGCCGAGGCGATCACCGACGCCCGCAAGTTCATGTCGGCCGCCCGGGCGGCGGCGCGCATGAAGCCGGTGATCGTGGTCAAGTCGGGGCGCCATGCGGCCAGCGCCCAGGCGGCGGCGTCGCATACCGGCGCCCTCGCCGGCTCGGACAAGGTCTATGACGCGGCCTTCCGGCGCGCCGGCATGCTGCGGGTGGACACCCTCGGCGAGCTGTTCGCCGCCGTCGAGACCCTCGCCACCACCGGCACACCCAACGGCGACCGGCTGGCGATCCTGACCAACGGCGGGGGCATCGGCGTACTGGCCACCGATGCGCTGATCGGCCACGAAGGCAAGCTCGCCACCCTGCCGGATCACACGGTGCAGGCCCTCAACGAGGTGCTGCCACCCACCTGGTCCCACGGCAACCCGGTGGACATCATCGGTGACGCCCCGGGCAAACGCTACGCCGACTCCCTGGCGGTGCTGGCGGATAGCGACGCCGCCGACGCCATTC containing:
- the betA gene encoding choline dehydrogenase, whose amino-acid sequence is MHTETFDYVIIGAGSAGAVLAHRLTEDPDCRVLLLEAGPMDYSLWIHMPSAFDKPMGSRRYNWGYATEPEPAMDNRRMDCPRGHVLGGSSSINGMAYVRGNALDYEGWADDFGLEQWRYSKVLPYFRRAEDFDQGANDYHGSGGPLHVTTGAMRNPLYRAFVDAGVAAGYPETDDMNGYQQEGFGPMFMTTRNGVRWSTANAYLRPIMRRPNLTLRTGALTETLQFDADRVIGVRYRYRRETHEARVDREVLLCAGAINSPQILMRSGIGPAAALQDHGIDVQQDLPGVGENLQDHLEVYVQYACREPITLFSALKPWNQARIGIQWLTTRGGLGATNHFESGGFIRSEAGVPYPNLQYHFMPIALSYDGSVSADCHGFQAHVGPMRPESRGRVTLSGADPEAAPRIVFNYMASERDRREMRAAVRLTREVIEQSPMDRFRERPLSPGPEVQSDAEIDAWVRANGESAYHPSGTCRMGTAGDPQAVVDGDGRVHGVAGLRVIDASIMPRIASGNLNAPTIMIAEKLADRLRGRATLDEPQPWYQAADWSTRQR